Proteins found in one Coffea eugenioides isolate CCC68of chromosome 5, Ceug_1.0, whole genome shotgun sequence genomic segment:
- the LOC113771065 gene encoding uncharacterized protein LOC113771065, with the protein METRMSQMATAINRLESHVYGKLPLQPEANAKNVSAITLRSGKEVEGPKATNLKSKNENEIEKEMEEEGRIRGNPEVTLTPPIPIKSNSPPFPYRLANTRKAEKEKEILDVFRKVEINIPLLDAIKQVPKYVKFLKDLCTHKRKLRGDERVAVGENVSAMIQRKLPPKCGDSGMFTIPCKIGNTPIRRAMLDLGASINVMSKTIFTSLNLGPLKETTIIIQLTDRMNAYAEGLVEDVLVQVNELVFPADFYILDMGDEKSLNLSPILLGRPFISTARTKIDVNKGTLSMKFDGERVHFNIFEAMKYPEDSNSIFALSVIEPLVQETFELGGEDALQVALTQHLELGVTSDVDMRDKLHHAMEALHSLPTIQPRYELTSLFVQETHAKLLLLVVQAPELEFKPLPKHLKYVFLGDRETLPVIISAHLSPSQEERLVRLLKDHKEAIGWNIADIKGITPSLCMHRIRLKDDAKSVRQAQRRLNPLMMEVVKKEIFKLLEVGIIFAISDRYFQIAIVPEDQEKTTFTCPIGFYRRFIKDFSKIGAPLFRLLQKNVPFDFTGEWKAAFDTLKESLTSPPIIQPPDWSRPFEIMCGVSDYAVGAVLGQRIGKAAHTIYYASRALSGAQLNYSTTEKELLAVVFALEKFSFEVPVSEEGCQTEAYKVDLVPARVRLRNQE; encoded by the exons CTGCCATTAATCGCCTGGAGTCCCACGTCTATGGAAAACTGCCTTTGCAGCCTGAGGCAAACGCCAAAAATGTAAGTGCCATTACATTAAGGAGTGGCAAAGAGGTAGAGGGGCCTAAGGCCACGAACCTGAAAAGTAAGAATGAAAATGAGATCGAAAAGGAGATGGAAGAAGAAGGACGCATCCGTGGCAACCCTGAGGTAACTCTTACTCCACCAATACCCATTAAATCTAATTCACCTCCTTTTCCATACAGGTTGGCGAATACGAGGAAGGcggaaaaggagaaagagatcCTGGACGTATTCAGAAAGGTGGAGATCAACATCCCTTTGTTGGATGCGATCAAGCAAGTACCGAAATACGTGAAATTCCTCAAGGACTTGTGCACCCATAAGAGGAAGTTGAGAGGGGATGAAAGAGTAGCGGTAGGGGAGAACGTGTCGGCCATGATCCAAAGGAAACTTCCACCCAAGTGTGGAGATTCAGGTATGTTCACGATCCCCTGTAAGATAGGGAATACACCGATCAGGAGAGCCATGCTAGATTTAGGGGCGTCAATTAAtgtgatgtcaaaaactatttttacttCTCTAAACCTTGGGCCACTAAAAGAAACAACCATTATAATCCAACTAACTGACCGCATGAATGCCTACGCGGAGGGGCTagttgaggatgttttagtCCAGGTAAATGAATTAGTCTTTCCTGCAGACTTTTATATCCTGGACATGGGAGATGAAAAGTCGTTAAATCTGTCGCCTATTTTGTTAGGTAGACCGTTTATTAGTACTGCCAGGACTAAGATAGATGTGAATAAGGGTACTTTatcaatgaaatttgatggtgAAAGGGtgcattttaatatttttgaggcAATGAAGTATCCAGAGGATTCTAACTCAATCTTTGCTTTGAGTGTTATTGAACCTCTTGTACAGGAAACGTTCGAGTTAGGTGGTGAAGACGCACTACAAGTGGCCCTAACACAGCATCTTGAGTTGGGAGTGACCTCTGATGTGGACATGAGAGATAAGTTGCACCATGCTATGGAAGCCTTACACTCACTCCCAACCATTCAACCCAGGTATGAGCTCACTTCCCTTTTTGTGCAGGAAACTCACGCAAAATTATTGCTATTGGTGGTGCAGGCACCCGAATTAGAATTCAAACCTCTCCCGAAGCATTTGAAGTATGTATTTCTGGGAGACAGAGAGACACTTCCTGTGATTATCTCTGCTCATCTGTCTCCAAGTCAGGAGGAAAGATTGGTGCGACTCCTTAAAGATCATAAGGAGGCAATTGGGTGGAATATAGCCGATATCAAAGGGATAACCCCGTCCTTGTGTATGCACCGGATAAGACTCAAGGATGATGCGAAATCGGTGAGGCAAGCACAGCGAAGACTGAACCCCTTAATGATGGAGGTTGTGAAGAAGGAGATATTCAAACTCTTGGAGGTGGGGATCATCTTCGCTATTTCGGACA GGTACTTCCAGATCGCGATAGTACCGGAGGACCAGGAGAAGACCACGTTCACCTGCCCAATTG gtttttacAGGCGATTCATCAAGGATTTCTCGAAAATCGGAGCACCCCTATTCAGGTTACTGCAGAAGAACGTGCCATTTGATTTCACTGGTGAATGGAAGGCGGCCTTTGATACATTGAAGGAGTCGTTGACATCACCGCCCATCATTCAACCCCCAGATTGGAGCCGCCCATTTGAGATAATGTGCGGCGTTAGTGATTACGCCGTGGGGGCCGTGTTAGGGCAAAGGATAGGCAAAGCGGCACACACGATCTACTATGCATCAAGAGCATTGAGTGGAGCCCAACTTAATTACTCCACGACAGAGAAAGAATTACTTGCCGTTGTTTTTGCACTAGAAAAATTTAG CTTTGAGGTACCTGTTAGCGAAGAAGGATGCCAAACCGAGGCTTATAAGGTGGATCTTGTTCCTGCAAGAGTTCGACTTAGAAATCAGGAATAA
- the LOC113769952 gene encoding methyltransferase-like protein 23, with amino-acid sequence MRRECGLNNVTCKVLGLTWGVWDEQIFTVCPNIILGADVLYETSAFDYLFATVTFLLQNSPSSVFITTYHNRSGHHLIEFLMVKWGLKCMKLLDGFSFMPANKASGLSGNTQLVDIILDNNKLS; translated from the exons ATGAGGAGAGAATGTGGGCTGAATAATGTGACATGCAAA GTGCTGGGACTTACATGGGGTGTTTGGGATGAACAGATATTCACCGTGTGCCCAAATATTATCCTTGGAGCTGATGTCCTATATGAAACAAGTG CatttgattatctttttgctACTGTGACATTTTTGCTCCAGAATTCTCCCTCTTCGGTTTTTATAACAACTTACCACAACAGAAG TGGGCATCACCTGATTGAGTTCTTGATGGTTAAATGGGGATTGAAGTGCATGAAACTTCTAGATGGGTTTTCATTCATGCCAGCTAACAAGGCATCTGGATTAAGTGGGAATACACAGTTGGTAGACATAATTTTGGATAATAACAAACTAAGTTAG
- the LOC113771066 gene encoding disease resistance protein RGA2-like encodes MAELLVPKIIGELGDVAMKQLGAKVNLVMGVEEEVANISSKLATIEKVLHDAERRRLKDRSVGIWLEKLEDITYEMDDVLDEWNFKIHRAKNEGTSQNARMQPTLRNKVRSFIPSLCSCLKQVPVRSDIAQKIKKINGQLELTLKEADQFKFITSGGIPDSHDFQRIMTTSIIDESEVYGRAADMEKVLDQILSKSSSQDRDGVQIISVVGAGGSGKTTLAQLLFNNDKVQNHFELRNWICISDPFDQKRVAKAILENAGKSSHEAELDPLIRRIKETFSGKRFLLVLDDVWTEDDSMCGNLTLSTLLRMEVACQKIRGLMQEGGKNWAENCRKVQGLATCSKDYGKLVTVQDTVQQWQNVLNSEVWQLEEAAVDLFPHSYLSYNELSPELIHCFSYCSVFPKDHEIEVEELIRLWMAQGYVRPRRRGERVELVGREYLNNLAMRSFFQNLGKYGREYGECTMHDIVHDFAQFLTKNGIGRNSSSERPRHLTIMEEGTEEEMFSSPVVDFGRLWSFFAFRRIGTVVVPQNLFFSLKCVRTLVLSGCGLAEIPTEIGRLIHLRHLYLSSNPFITLPEAICDLYYLETLNISFCQKLSCLPERIDDLVHLRHLENVATDELRQIPQGLGKLTSLCSLTHFIARCNSDDLAILKDLNQLKILNLEIEGEVDFGSAELGKKVNMRNMYLLSRFEAHFIETPSCIETMEPPPNLEKLELDGYPGAQLPSWLVTKSHADNLTRLFIVRARNISSLPALWKLTSLEVLVLVEAERLECLGKEFFGVTKALHENSRDALDTLSDSKSSFSAEAVAFPNLRTLHFRRFQNWTNWEDLSEDDEEVAISIMPCLEELEINQCTKFETLPHCILGKISSLKILDIRRCDKLRDRYSDKTGDDWIKISHIPRVHISDKY; translated from the exons atGGCTGAATTGCTTGTTCCAAAGATAATAGGTGAATTGGGTGATGTTGCCATGAAGCAGTTGGGGGCGAAGGTCAACTTGGTGATGGGGGTCGAAGAAGAGGTGGCAAATATCTCCTCTAAGTTGGCAACCATTGAAAAAGTGCTTCATGATGCAGAGAGACGAAGGCTGAAGGACAGAAGTGTTGGAATTTGGCTAGAAAAGCTCGAGGACATAACATATGAGATGGATGATGTGCTGGACGAATGGAACTTCAAGATTCACAGAGCAAAGAATGAGGGAACTAGTCAGAATGCCAGAATGCAGCCTACACTGCGGAACAAGGTTCGTTCCTTTATCCCATCCCTTTGTTCTTGTCTCAAACAAGTTCCTGTGCGTAGTGACATAGCtcagaaaataaagaaaataaatggacAGCTAGAATTAACTTTGAAAGAGGCAGATCAATTCAAGTTCATTACAAGTGGGGGGATTCCTGATTCTCATGATTTTCAACGAATTATGACTACCTCAATCATAGACGAATCAGAGGTCTATGGTCGAGCAGCTGATATGGAGAAGGTTCTTGACCAAATTTTGTCCAAGAGTAGTAGTCAAGACAGAGATGGGGTTCAAATTATCTCTGTAGTAGGGGCCGGGGGTAGTGGAAAGACCACACTTGCCCAGCTGCTCTTCAATAATGATAAAGTGCAGAACCACTTTGAACTTAGAAATTGGATCTGCATATCAGATCCTTTCGACCAGAAAAGGGTCGCGAAAGCTATCCTTGAGAATGCTGGAAAAAGTTCTCATGAAGCAGAGTTGGATCCGTTGATTCGACGTATAAAAGAAACTTTTTCCGGTAAGAGATTCCTGCTTGTCCTAGATGATGTCTGGACAGAGGACGACTCAATGTGTGGAAACCTTACTCTCTCAACTCTCTTAAGGATGGAAGT CGCTTGCCAGAAAATCAGGGGACTTATGCAAGAAGGTGGAAAGAATTGggcagaaaattgcagaaaagtgCAAGGGCTTGCCACTTGCAGCAAAGACTATGGGAAGCTTGTTACGGTTCAAGATACCGTACAGCAGTGGCAGAATGTTTTGAATAGTGAGGTATGGCAATTGGAGGAAGCAGCTGTGGACCTTTTCCCTCATTCGTATTTAAGCTATAACGAGTTGTCCCCGGAGCTGATACATTGCTTCTCATATTGTTCTGTCTTTCCCAAAGATCATGAGATAGAAGTAGAAGAGCTTATTAGGCTGTGGATGGCACAAGGTTATGTTCGCCCAAGACGAAGAGGTGAGCGCGTGGAGCTGGTGGGCCGTGAGTATTTAAACAATTTGGCAATGCGttccttttttcaaaatttaggaAAATATGGTCGTGAATATGGCGAGTGCACGATGCATGACATAGTGCATGATTTTGCAcaatttctcacaaaaaatggaattggaagaaattcatcTAGTGAAAGACCACGTCATCTAACAATTATGGAAGAAGGCACTGAGGAGGAGATGTTTAGTTCTCCAGTCGTTGATTTTGGAAGGCTCTGGAGCTTTTTTGCTTTTCGTAGAATTGGAACAGTAGTAGTTCCCCAAAATCTGTTTTTCAGTTTGAAGTGCGTGAGGACTCTGGTTTTAAGTGGTTGTGGGCTAGCTGAAATCCCAACCGAGATCGGAAGGTTGATTCATCTTCGGCACTTGTACTTAAGTTCGAATCCTTTCATTACACTGCCAGAAGCTATATGTGATCTATATTATCTGGAAACTCTGAATATCAGTTTTTGTCAAAAGCTTTCGTGCCTTCCTGAAAGGATTGATGACCTTGTACACTTGAGGCACCTTGAGAATGTCGCGACCGATGAATTACGCCAAATTCCACAAGGACTTGGGAAGCTGACGTCACTCTGTAGTTTGACTCATTTCATCGCTAGGTGCAACTCTGATGATTTGGCAATTCTGAAGGACCTGAACCAATTGAAAATATTGAACCTTGAAATTGAAGGAGAAGTAGATTTTGGGAGTGCAGAACTTGGCAAGAAAGTCAACATGCGTAACATGTATTTGCTCTCTAGATTCGAGGCCCACTTTATAGAAACTCCAAGTTGCATTGAAACTATGGAACCACCTCCAaacttggaaaaacttgagctAGATGGCTATCCAGGAGCCCAGTTACCAAGTTGGCTTGTGACGAAGTCTCACGCCGATAACTTGACAAGGCTATTTATTGTTAGGGCCCGCAACATCTCATCCTTGCCTGCCTTGTGGAAGCTAACATCCCTAGAAGTGCTTGTGCTTGTGGAAGCGGAAAGGCTGGAATGTTTGGGTAAGGAATTTTTCGGAGTTACAAAAGCACTACATGAGAATAGTCGTGATGCTCTTGATACATTGTCAGACTCCAAGTCATCATTCTCAGCTGAAGCAGTGGCATTTCCAAATTTGAGAACATTACATTTTCGCCGCTTCCAAAATTGGACAAATTGGGAAGACTTaagtgaagatgatgaagaagttGCTATCTCTATCATGCCATGTCTGGAGGAGCTAGAAATTAATCAATGTACAAAGTTCGAGACTCTGCCACATTGCATCCTCGGCAAGATATCATCTCTCAAAATTTTGGATATTCGACGTTGCGACAAGTTGAGGGATCGTTACTCTGACAAAACAGGAGATGACTGGATAAAGATATCACACATTCCTCGAGTTCACATATCTGACAAATATTAG